Proteins encoded in a region of the Isosphaeraceae bacterium EP7 genome:
- a CDS encoding RNA polymerase sigma factor: MDDRALVEALRSGDPHAPRVLIERFGGLIFGLCFRMLHHRQDAEDVAQESFVRALRGLPGFDGERSLRPWLLGIAANRCRTALARRGRAQPSVEVLDDPVDHRPGLSDPEDLAGELARALGRLRPEYRTVFALYHEQGLPYDEIARAVGRPVGTIKTWLHRARSELAEDLGRRGVHCS; encoded by the coding sequence ATGGATGACCGGGCTCTGGTCGAGGCGCTGCGCAGCGGCGATCCGCACGCCCCTCGCGTGCTGATCGAGCGATTCGGCGGCCTGATCTTCGGCCTCTGCTTCCGGATGCTGCATCACAGGCAGGATGCCGAGGACGTGGCCCAGGAGTCGTTCGTGCGCGCCCTGCGGGGTCTGCCGGGCTTTGACGGGGAGCGTTCCCTGCGCCCCTGGCTGCTGGGCATCGCCGCCAACCGCTGCCGGACCGCGCTCGCCCGCAGGGGTCGCGCGCAACCCTCGGTCGAGGTGCTGGACGACCCGGTCGACCACCGGCCGGGGCTGTCCGACCCCGAGGACCTGGCCGGCGAGCTGGCCAGGGCGCTCGGCAGGCTGCGTCCCGAGTACCGGACGGTCTTCGCCCTCTATCATGAACAAGGCCTTCCCTATGATGAAATCGCGAGGGCGGTGGGCCGGCCCGTCGGTACGATCAAGACCTGGCTGCACCGGGCGCGTTCCGAGCTGGCCGAGGATCTCGGGCGCCGCGGCGTGCATTGCTCGTGA
- a CDS encoding MBL fold metallo-hydrolase, whose amino-acid sequence MGAKLLVRMYNVGCGDCIYVRVPNDGDGFHILIDCGKKGDTVLLKEAVDHLSANLLPAGDGPGKKRLDLIVATHRHEDHIKGFDPAWFKNIEVKNIWLSAVMDPEHPQAGSVRELHDAATRAIGEISTQGLASSPELELLASLYGVSNNVADELLMKTLPEANGIKPRFVHAGMSSIDLGLKAGDPVLHVLAPEKDIDHYYLGEDADSSLKGFASVGKSLKEQPGSVADALPRNVSASDFRLLRSRLLSNGLAFAEKDTKIQNNMSVVLLIEWKTRRLLFVGDAECDGEFKEGKQNGSWNVMWEKQHDKLLSKPVDFLKIGHHGSINATPPSEGKPVAAGTRSVTQILDVLLPLPKEGEEPTAHAIVSTEREFYAPIPSSALLVDLARRIKTRRNYGEAFREKGIDPVGLWATRKAIEKDFYGIYEQKNLDKLQPYRTDLEFKLNGSKYIDVEIEP is encoded by the coding sequence ATGGGAGCTAAGCTGCTAGTTCGTATGTACAACGTCGGCTGCGGGGATTGTATTTATGTCCGCGTCCCAAATGACGGCGACGGCTTTCACATCCTCATCGATTGCGGCAAGAAGGGCGACACCGTGCTGCTCAAGGAGGCCGTGGACCACTTGAGCGCCAACTTGCTCCCCGCGGGCGATGGCCCCGGGAAGAAACGCCTCGACCTGATCGTCGCGACGCACCGGCACGAGGATCATATCAAGGGATTCGACCCCGCCTGGTTCAAGAATATCGAGGTGAAGAACATCTGGTTGAGCGCCGTGATGGACCCGGAGCATCCCCAGGCCGGTTCCGTTCGGGAACTCCACGATGCCGCCACCAGGGCAATCGGCGAGATCTCCACCCAGGGGTTGGCGTCGAGCCCGGAACTGGAGTTGTTGGCGTCGCTCTATGGCGTCTCCAACAACGTGGCCGACGAGCTTCTGATGAAAACCCTGCCGGAGGCGAACGGGATCAAGCCTCGATTCGTCCACGCCGGGATGAGTTCGATCGACCTGGGGCTGAAGGCCGGCGACCCGGTCCTCCATGTCCTGGCTCCCGAGAAAGACATCGACCATTACTACCTGGGCGAGGACGCCGACTCGAGCTTGAAGGGGTTTGCAAGTGTCGGGAAGAGCTTGAAGGAGCAACCCGGATCGGTGGCCGACGCCCTGCCGAGGAACGTCAGCGCCTCCGACTTCCGCCTCCTGCGGTCGCGCCTACTCTCCAACGGCCTGGCGTTCGCCGAGAAAGACACCAAAATCCAGAACAACATGAGCGTGGTGCTCCTGATCGAGTGGAAGACGAGGCGTCTCCTGTTCGTCGGGGACGCCGAGTGCGATGGCGAGTTCAAGGAAGGGAAACAGAACGGCAGTTGGAACGTCATGTGGGAAAAGCAGCACGACAAGCTCCTGAGCAAGCCCGTGGACTTCTTGAAGATCGGCCACCACGGCAGCATCAACGCCACGCCGCCGTCGGAGGGCAAGCCGGTGGCCGCCGGCACCCGGAGCGTCACTCAGATCCTCGACGTCCTCCTGCCGCTCCCCAAGGAGGGCGAGGAGCCGACCGCACATGCGATCGTCTCGACGGAGCGCGAGTTTTACGCGCCGATCCCGAGCTCTGCATTGCTGGTGGACCTGGCCCGGCGCATCAAGACCCGGAGAAACTACGGCGAGGCCTTCCGGGAAAAAGGCATCGATCCCGTTGGCTTGTGGGCGACCAGGAAAGCGATCGAGAAAGATTTCTACGGGATCTACGAGCAAAAGAACCTCGACAAGCTGCAGCCGTATCGGACCGACCTGGAATTCAAATTGAATGGCAGCAAGTACATCGACGTCGAGATCGAGCCCTGA
- a CDS encoding TlpA disulfide reductase family protein — MIERRLFPILLTLAACLPQARPSIAADRPAAEIVADYDKATFPKRDPDKTDEASNDAYEKSYFAVEVRRAELALELLKADPDNVRLPRMLLSRWARFVMDPKNAARTGAEIDEALPHFKDKKQAREASYLKAITSIVANGKDTDVALAAVDDFIKKDPKDQRGAVLLYGLFDRAEATDAKRKILERMTADFPDSSATRMVKSSLQLLDMVGKPLDLKFDEAITGHPVSIKGLKGKVVVLDFWATWCGPCIAEMPKMKELYAKYKDQGVEFIGVSLDSPKDEGGLDKLKEFVADKQIPWPQYYQGNGWESEFSQKMGISAIPQIYLVDAEGNLANVDARGKLETLIPEYLAKAKTP, encoded by the coding sequence ATGATCGAACGCCGACTATTCCCCATCCTCCTGACCCTGGCCGCCTGCCTGCCGCAGGCCCGGCCCTCGATCGCCGCGGACCGCCCCGCCGCCGAGATCGTCGCCGACTACGACAAGGCGACCTTCCCCAAACGCGACCCGGACAAGACCGACGAGGCATCCAATGATGCCTACGAGAAAAGTTACTTCGCCGTCGAGGTGCGCCGCGCCGAGCTCGCCCTGGAACTCCTCAAGGCCGACCCGGACAACGTCCGCCTCCCCAGGATGCTCCTCTCCCGCTGGGCCAGGTTCGTGATGGACCCGAAAAACGCCGCCCGCACCGGCGCCGAGATCGACGAGGCACTCCCCCATTTCAAGGACAAGAAGCAGGCCCGCGAGGCCTCCTACCTGAAGGCGATCACCTCCATCGTCGCCAACGGCAAGGACACCGACGTCGCACTCGCCGCGGTCGACGATTTCATCAAGAAGGACCCCAAGGACCAGCGCGGCGCCGTGCTCCTTTACGGCCTCTTCGATCGGGCCGAGGCCACCGACGCCAAGCGCAAGATCCTCGAGCGGATGACGGCCGACTTCCCCGACTCCTCCGCCACCAGGATGGTCAAGTCGTCGCTCCAGCTCCTCGACATGGTCGGCAAGCCCCTCGACCTCAAGTTCGACGAGGCCATCACGGGCCACCCCGTCTCCATCAAGGGTCTCAAGGGCAAGGTCGTCGTCCTCGACTTCTGGGCAACCTGGTGCGGCCCCTGCATCGCCGAGATGCCCAAGATGAAGGAGCTCTACGCCAAGTACAAGGACCAGGGGGTCGAGTTCATCGGCGTCAGCCTGGACAGCCCCAAGGACGAAGGCGGGCTCGACAAGCTCAAGGAGTTCGTCGCCGACAAGCAGATCCCATGGCCCCAGTACTACCAGGGCAACGGCTGGGAGAGCGAGTTCTCCCAGAAGATGGGCATCTCCGCCATCCCCCAGATCTACCTCGTCGACGCCGAGGGCAACCTCGCCAACGTCGACGCGCGCGGCAAGCTCGAGACTCTGATCCCCGAGTATCTCGCCAAGGCCAAGACGCCCTGA
- a CDS encoding PepSY-like domain-containing protein, whose product MKIAKFARAIALAGLLAPISGARADEEKVALKDVPRAVMDSLKKAFPKAEIVEAEKETEDGKVSYEVELKDGEKSVEVALKADGTILEVETEVAAKDLPKAVTAALLAKYPGSTIEKAEQVVTFEGGEEKKAYEVELTTAAKKEVEVRVSPEGKVGEPEDD is encoded by the coding sequence ATGAAAATCGCGAAATTCGCCCGCGCAATCGCCCTGGCCGGCCTGCTAGCCCCGATCTCGGGGGCGCGGGCCGATGAGGAGAAGGTGGCTCTGAAGGACGTGCCCAGGGCGGTCATGGACTCGTTGAAGAAGGCGTTCCCTAAGGCCGAGATCGTCGAGGCCGAGAAGGAGACTGAGGATGGCAAGGTGAGCTACGAGGTCGAGTTGAAGGACGGGGAGAAGTCGGTCGAGGTGGCGCTGAAGGCCGACGGGACGATCCTGGAGGTCGAGACCGAGGTGGCGGCGAAGGACTTGCCCAAAGCCGTGACCGCGGCGTTGCTGGCGAAGTACCCCGGCTCGACGATCGAGAAGGCCGAGCAGGTCGTCACGTTCGAGGGGGGCGAGGAGAAGAAGGCCTATGAGGTCGAGCTGACGACGGCGGCCAAGAAGGAGGTCGAGGTGAGGGTCTCGCCCGAGGGGAAGGTGGGCGAGCCCGAGGACGACTGA
- a CDS encoding HPF/RaiA family ribosome-associated protein, protein MQVIVNTDNHINGSDALFAEIRDELETGLERFGSEITRVEVHLADVNGPKGPADDKRCLMEARVAGRPPIAASHQAASVREAVDGATEKLERALATIFDKEHHTKGRTSFGGDQTI, encoded by the coding sequence ATGCAAGTCATTGTGAACACGGACAATCATATCAACGGCAGCGACGCCCTGTTCGCGGAGATCAGGGACGAGTTGGAGACGGGGCTGGAGCGGTTCGGCAGCGAGATTACGCGGGTGGAGGTCCACCTCGCGGACGTGAATGGGCCGAAGGGGCCCGCCGATGATAAGCGTTGCTTGATGGAGGCACGGGTGGCGGGGCGGCCGCCGATTGCCGCGAGCCATCAGGCGGCGTCGGTGCGGGAGGCCGTGGACGGGGCCACGGAGAAGCTGGAGCGGGCCCTGGCGACGATCTTCGACAAGGAGCATCACACCAAGGGGCGGACGTCGTTCGGCGGCGATCAGACGATCTGA
- a CDS encoding RNA polymerase sigma factor, producing the protein MMRGAKPDEWPGDDRDERSAILHEELDRLPERYRVPIVLCDLEGQTCEEVAHRLGRSVRTVKTWRARGRERLKGRLTRRGLAGVSPVLFPDLTCSLSKLSGTTVDAVTRFAAAGKLAGSVPTGVLSLTEGVLRSMLITK; encoded by the coding sequence ATGATGCGGGGTGCGAAGCCCGACGAATGGCCGGGCGACGACCGGGACGAGCGGTCGGCCATCCTCCACGAGGAACTCGACCGCCTGCCGGAGCGCTATCGCGTGCCCATCGTCCTGTGCGACCTGGAAGGCCAGACCTGCGAGGAGGTCGCGCATCGACTCGGGCGGTCGGTGAGGACGGTCAAGACCTGGCGGGCTCGCGGGCGTGAGCGGCTCAAGGGGCGTCTCACCCGACGCGGCCTGGCCGGCGTTTCCCCGGTCCTCTTCCCCGATCTGACGTGTTCGCTCTCCAAGCTTTCGGGCACCACGGTCGACGCCGTGACGCGGTTCGCCGCGGCGGGCAAGCTGGCCGGGTCGGTCCCGACCGGTGTCCTCTCACTGACGGAAGGAGTCCTCAGGTCCATGCTCATCACCAAATAG
- a CDS encoding RNA polymerase sigma factor: protein MSLTPGGTSSRVLTTLFQVGTLGGLTDGQLLERFADRRDEGGDQAFAALVERHGPMVLRTCRGLLRDEHEAMDAFQATFLVLARGGRTPWVRDSLGPWLHRVACRAAGKLRAREGRSRALMMRGAKPDEWPGDDRDERSAILHEELDRLPERYRVPIVLCDLEGQTCEEVAHRLGRSVRTVKTWRARGRERLKGRLTRRGLAGVSPVLFPDLTCSLSKLSGTTVDAVTRFAAAGKLAGSVPTGVLSLTEGVLRSMLITKLKVLAAVVLAAGFVSGSAVVLGYQGPTPRASRSATRGVEAGATEIITRNYYVGDVIHPVLSRPGIDGGRNKNGASVDLGPIIELITSSVAPGTWQIMDENGVVQEPGDVGNQKVGTIKPFFLSISLIVNHTPEVQGQVEDRLRQLRKFLDQGHLQEAEEKLLIEVEERIVGGHLMRREVPGAAGGEAVAEPVRSLEHQAEHVRQLMRELEREIEALTRAKLMAGQPAPARGRLVAPLVP, encoded by the coding sequence GTGAGCCTGACGCCCGGCGGGACGTCCTCGCGAGTGCTGACGACGCTGTTCCAGGTCGGGACGTTGGGGGGCCTGACGGACGGTCAGCTCCTGGAACGGTTCGCGGACCGACGCGACGAGGGGGGCGACCAGGCCTTCGCGGCCCTGGTGGAGCGGCACGGCCCGATGGTCCTGCGCACCTGTCGGGGCCTGCTCCGCGACGAGCACGAGGCCATGGACGCCTTCCAGGCGACCTTCCTGGTGCTGGCTCGCGGCGGCCGGACGCCCTGGGTCCGCGATTCGTTGGGCCCCTGGCTGCATCGGGTGGCCTGCCGCGCGGCGGGGAAGCTCAGGGCCCGAGAGGGCCGGAGCAGGGCCCTGATGATGCGGGGTGCGAAGCCCGACGAATGGCCGGGCGACGACCGGGACGAGCGGTCGGCCATCCTCCACGAGGAACTCGACCGCCTGCCGGAGCGCTATCGCGTGCCCATCGTCCTGTGCGACCTGGAAGGCCAGACCTGCGAGGAGGTCGCGCATCGACTCGGGCGGTCGGTGAGGACGGTCAAGACCTGGCGGGCTCGCGGGCGTGAGCGGCTCAAGGGGCGTCTCACCCGACGCGGCCTGGCCGGCGTTTCCCCGGTCCTCTTCCCCGATCTGACGTGTTCGCTCTCCAAGCTTTCGGGCACCACGGTCGACGCCGTGACGCGGTTCGCCGCGGCGGGCAAGCTGGCCGGGTCGGTCCCGACCGGTGTCCTCTCACTGACGGAAGGAGTCCTCAGGTCCATGCTCATCACCAAACTCAAGGTTCTCGCGGCGGTCGTGCTCGCGGCCGGATTCGTCTCGGGCTCGGCGGTCGTGCTGGGTTATCAGGGGCCGACGCCGCGGGCCTCTCGGTCTGCGACGCGGGGCGTGGAAGCCGGGGCGACCGAGATCATCACGAGGAACTATTACGTCGGCGACGTGATCCATCCGGTCCTGTCTCGCCCCGGCATTGACGGGGGGCGCAACAAGAATGGCGCCTCGGTCGACCTGGGCCCGATCATCGAGCTGATCACCTCCTCCGTGGCGCCGGGGACGTGGCAGATCATGGACGAGAACGGCGTTGTGCAGGAGCCAGGCGACGTCGGGAATCAGAAAGTCGGCACGATCAAGCCGTTCTTCCTGAGCATCAGCCTGATCGTGAACCACACGCCAGAGGTCCAGGGCCAGGTCGAGGATCGCCTCCGGCAGCTCCGGAAGTTTCTCGACCAAGGCCACCTTCAGGAGGCGGAGGAGAAGCTCCTTATCGAGGTGGAGGAGCGGATCGTCGGGGGACATCTCATGAGGCGAGAGGTGCCCGGCGCGGCCGGGGGAGAAGCCGTCGCGGAACCCGTTCGGAGTCTCGAGCACCAGGCCGAGCACGTCAGGCAATTGATGAGGGAGCTTGAGCGGGAAATCGAGGCGTTGACCCGGGCGAAATTGATGGCGGGGCAGCCGGCCCCGGCTCGGGGACGTCTGGTTGCGCCGCTGGTGCCGTAA
- a CDS encoding DUF1003 domain-containing protein produces MSEPIGEQPAKALREVGEMERRVVEFVTRRLHISHDINRQFDSSRTFGERLADRITSFGGSWTFILIFLAVLLAWVVLNTVILVRVRMAFDPYPYIFLNLVLSMVAALQAPLIMMSQNRSAAKDRVAAEHDYEVNLKAELEILALHQKIDSLMREQWIELVAMQQEQIQLLTRLIEERRLPPSPASPGSEPSARQEFDEFEDSDGIDDRFIPFSG; encoded by the coding sequence ATGAGCGAACCGATCGGCGAACAGCCCGCGAAGGCCCTGCGCGAGGTCGGCGAGATGGAGCGGAGGGTCGTCGAGTTCGTCACGAGACGCCTCCACATCAGCCACGACATCAATCGGCAGTTCGACAGCTCACGGACCTTCGGAGAGCGCCTCGCCGACCGCATCACGTCCTTCGGCGGCTCCTGGACCTTCATCCTGATCTTCCTGGCCGTGCTGCTGGCCTGGGTCGTCCTGAACACGGTCATCCTGGTCCGGGTCCGGATGGCATTCGACCCCTACCCCTACATCTTCCTCAACCTCGTCCTCTCCATGGTGGCCGCACTGCAAGCCCCGCTCATCATGATGTCGCAGAACCGCTCCGCGGCGAAGGACCGGGTCGCCGCCGAGCATGACTACGAGGTGAACCTGAAGGCGGAGTTGGAAATCCTGGCCCTTCACCAGAAAATCGACTCACTCATGCGGGAGCAATGGATCGAGCTGGTGGCGATGCAGCAGGAGCAGATCCAGCTCCTGACCCGGTTGATCGAGGAGCGGCGACTTCCCCCATCGCCCGCGAGCCCGGGCTCGGAACCCTCGGCACGCCAGGAATTCGACGAATTCGAAGATTCCGACGGAATTGATGATCGCTTCATCCCTTTTTCGGGATAA
- a CDS encoding DEAD/DEAH box helicase, with amino-acid sequence MSRNMLQALKAINYLVPSPIQAALIPEALDGQDVIGQAKTGTGKTAAFGIPLIEMMEGRGKGPQAIIMAPTRELVQQIVVELTKLAAGQDVIICGVYGGEPIERQLKALAKGVDIVVGTPGRVLDHIERRTLYLGDIFHVVLDEADRMLDIGFRPDIERILRKVPDPHQTLLLSATISPEIRVLARKYMHEPLELNLSRDEPSVETIQQYYVTIENDRKMELLLHLLERDQPRQCIVFTRTKRGADRLAERLRNKVRGIATIHGDLAQSVRNRVMQGFRTGDIPVLVATDVVGRGIDVNDISHVINYDVPDDPENYVHRIGRTGRMGKDGIAYMFVCPDQGEPLTAIENLINKPIPVLELENFTAYRREGRAQQGPYKELFSTTSW; translated from the coding sequence GTGAGCAGGAACATGCTCCAGGCCCTGAAGGCGATCAATTATCTGGTCCCTTCACCCATCCAGGCCGCCCTGATCCCCGAGGCCCTCGACGGCCAGGACGTGATCGGGCAGGCCAAGACCGGCACCGGCAAGACGGCCGCGTTCGGCATCCCCCTCATTGAGATGATGGAAGGGCGCGGCAAGGGGCCGCAGGCCATCATCATGGCCCCCACCCGCGAGCTCGTCCAGCAGATCGTCGTGGAGCTGACCAAGCTGGCCGCCGGCCAGGACGTCATCATCTGCGGCGTCTACGGCGGCGAGCCCATCGAACGCCAGCTCAAGGCCCTCGCCAAGGGTGTTGACATCGTCGTCGGCACCCCCGGCCGCGTCCTCGACCACATCGAACGCCGGACCCTCTACCTGGGCGACATCTTCCACGTCGTCCTCGACGAGGCCGACCGCATGCTCGACATCGGCTTCCGGCCCGACATCGAGCGCATCCTACGCAAGGTGCCCGATCCCCATCAGACCCTCCTGCTCTCGGCGACCATCAGCCCCGAGATCCGGGTCCTCGCGCGTAAATATATGCACGAGCCGCTCGAGCTGAACCTCTCGAGGGACGAGCCGTCCGTCGAGACGATCCAGCAGTACTACGTCACCATCGAGAACGACCGGAAGATGGAGCTGCTGCTCCACCTCCTGGAACGCGACCAGCCCCGCCAGTGCATCGTCTTCACCCGGACGAAGCGCGGCGCCGACCGGCTCGCCGAGCGCCTCCGCAACAAGGTCCGAGGCATCGCCACCATCCACGGCGACCTGGCCCAGTCGGTGCGCAACCGCGTCATGCAGGGCTTCCGCACCGGCGACATCCCGGTCCTGGTCGCCACCGACGTCGTCGGCCGCGGCATCGACGTCAACGACATCAGCCACGTCATCAACTACGACGTGCCCGACGACCCCGAGAACTACGTCCACCGCATCGGCCGCACCGGCCGCATGGGCAAGGACGGGATCGCCTACATGTTCGTCTGCCCCGACCAGGGCGAGCCGCTCACCGCGATCGAGAACCTCATCAACAAGCCCATCCCGGTCCTCGAGCTCGAGAACTTCACGGCCTACCGCCGCGAAGGCCGCGCCCAGCAGGGGCCGTACAAGGAACTCTTCAGCACCACCTCCTGGTGA
- a CDS encoding VWA domain-containing protein — MAHPERLWLLAIVPILGLWVRRGRGLRRRDWAALERPGRPPGDGAWAWLAAIALLVLALAQPRWGRGPGAPPEVGRDVVLVVDVSRSMAAEDAIPSRLGVAAESASDLVRSLGPGDRAAVVAFSGRGVLRCPLTENFGAVLDALARLKPGEVRPGGTNLGEALEVAALAFDDEDRSGGRSVVIFSDGEDHEGRWPVAAARLSGVGAVVHAVAIGDDGAGHPVPAGKPGEFVTFDGKPVLSKRSDEALAQVAEATGGAVLRLGLASADLGPIFASRLAPAAKRKLDLMHPPERSERFGLFVLAALTVGCLGARPRGRSFGLGRLGPGIWLALALVAAGESPAAAVRRGVSEYRAGRFDAALKAFDAACEGDASAAVPRYDAAATLYRLGRFEESMARYREARERGSAALRMKADYAMGNVALALGDPASAVGHYDACLASGARGPGLDSVRLDAAINRKFAEDQLAKKPAEAPDQSRSGDGGDGPKPDAGEPPSPPAGEDGEPPGGGGPAGGQGEGKGDEPDEGRDPGKAGGAGGSGGGTPPRGESPGSRLERAVGDAREARRMRLPDGPPEDVDRAIKDW; from the coding sequence ATGGCCCATCCCGAACGGCTCTGGTTGCTGGCAATCGTCCCGATCCTGGGCCTCTGGGTCCGGCGAGGTCGGGGCCTGCGTCGGCGGGACTGGGCCGCGCTGGAACGGCCCGGAAGGCCGCCCGGCGACGGGGCCTGGGCCTGGCTGGCGGCCATCGCCCTGCTCGTCCTGGCCCTGGCCCAGCCGAGGTGGGGACGCGGGCCGGGGGCACCCCCCGAGGTGGGGCGGGACGTGGTCCTGGTCGTCGATGTGAGCCGGAGCATGGCGGCCGAGGACGCCATCCCCAGCCGATTGGGCGTGGCCGCGGAATCGGCCTCCGACCTCGTCCGGTCGCTGGGCCCGGGCGACCGCGCGGCGGTCGTGGCGTTCTCCGGCCGAGGGGTCCTGAGGTGCCCGCTCACGGAGAACTTCGGGGCGGTCCTCGATGCGTTGGCACGACTGAAGCCGGGGGAGGTCCGGCCCGGCGGGACGAATCTCGGGGAAGCCCTCGAGGTGGCGGCCCTGGCCTTCGACGATGAGGACCGGTCGGGGGGGCGGTCGGTGGTGATCTTCTCGGATGGGGAGGACCACGAGGGACGATGGCCGGTGGCTGCGGCCCGGCTCTCCGGGGTGGGCGCGGTGGTGCACGCGGTGGCCATCGGCGACGACGGGGCGGGGCACCCGGTGCCCGCCGGCAAGCCCGGCGAGTTCGTGACTTTCGATGGCAAGCCGGTGCTGTCGAAGAGGTCGGACGAGGCGCTGGCGCAGGTGGCCGAGGCGACGGGCGGTGCGGTCCTGCGGCTGGGCCTGGCGTCGGCCGACCTGGGCCCGATCTTCGCGTCCAGGCTCGCCCCGGCGGCCAAGCGCAAGCTCGACCTGATGCATCCGCCCGAGCGTTCGGAGCGGTTCGGGCTGTTCGTGCTGGCGGCCCTGACGGTCGGCTGCCTGGGGGCCAGGCCGCGCGGGCGATCCTTCGGACTCGGCCGGCTGGGACCGGGGATCTGGCTGGCACTCGCCCTGGTCGCGGCGGGCGAGTCCCCCGCCGCGGCGGTCAGGCGAGGGGTGTCCGAGTACCGCGCGGGCCGATTCGACGCGGCCCTGAAGGCCTTCGATGCGGCCTGCGAGGGCGACGCCTCGGCGGCGGTCCCGAGGTACGACGCGGCGGCGACGCTCTACCGGCTGGGCCGGTTCGAGGAGTCGATGGCACGCTACCGCGAGGCCCGCGAGCGTGGATCGGCGGCCCTGCGGATGAAGGCCGATTACGCGATGGGGAACGTGGCCCTGGCGCTGGGAGACCCGGCGTCTGCGGTGGGGCACTACGACGCCTGCCTGGCGTCGGGGGCACGCGGGCCGGGCCTGGACTCGGTGCGCCTGGATGCGGCGATCAACCGCAAGTTCGCCGAGGACCAGCTCGCCAAGAAGCCGGCCGAGGCGCCCGACCAGTCCCGATCCGGCGACGGGGGAGACGGGCCGAAGCCCGACGCGGGCGAACCCCCCAGTCCCCCGGCGGGCGAGGACGGCGAGCCCCCAGGGGGCGGCGGCCCGGCGGGCGGGCAGGGAGAGGGCAAGGGGGACGAGCCCGACGAGGGCCGCGACCCGGGCAAGGCCGGCGGCGCGGGGGGCTCGGGAGGCGGGACGCCGCCTCGGGGCGAATCGCCGGGGAGCCGGCTGGAGCGGGCGGTCGGGGATGCCCGCGAGGCCCGGAGGATGCGGCTGCCCGACGGGCCGCCGGAGGACGTCGACCGGGCGATCAAGGATTGGTGA
- a CDS encoding VWA domain-containing protein, with protein sequence MRPRMITRPRARRKPQAYRPRAGRAGPGLVSSGWAADGAASRRGTTEVGGRPVRLAEPFWLLVLLAIPLLWWWDRARPRLVWSSIRLFDGVKANWVSRTRGLPLMLRLAAVACLALAMARPQVVGGETRIAGKGVAIVVVLDQSSSMNAPDAEGGEVPDPGAPPVTRLEAARSAFVRFVEGRPDDLIGLVTFANYPELACPPTLGHAFLVDVARSVRPARPGDDGTNLGHAVAWGLDALMKASPRKKVLILLTDGRDEPAVEKPLDPLDAAGLARDLGVTLHTIAVGGREGAAYAADPENRPGVMRRTSAPDYALLERMAARAGGRAFVAPDAQALGQVFQTLDALEQSPVQATIRVRYDERFGMWAAAGLALLAADRMLSAGRWRRIP encoded by the coding sequence ATGCGTCCGCGTATGATCACCCGGCCGCGGGCGCGACGCAAGCCGCAGGCGTACCGGCCCCGGGCGGGACGCGCGGGCCCCGGGCTGGTATCATCGGGCTGGGCGGCCGACGGTGCCGCGTCACGTCGTGGGACGACCGAAGTCGGGGGACGGCCTGTGCGGCTGGCCGAGCCTTTCTGGTTGCTGGTGCTGCTGGCCATCCCGCTGCTCTGGTGGTGGGACCGGGCCCGCCCGCGCCTGGTCTGGTCGTCGATCCGGCTGTTCGACGGGGTAAAGGCGAACTGGGTGAGCCGGACCCGCGGCCTGCCCTTGATGCTCAGGCTGGCGGCCGTGGCGTGCCTGGCCCTGGCGATGGCCCGGCCCCAGGTGGTCGGCGGCGAGACGCGGATCGCGGGCAAGGGGGTGGCGATCGTGGTGGTGCTGGATCAGAGTTCCAGCATGAATGCCCCCGACGCCGAGGGGGGCGAGGTCCCGGACCCGGGGGCCCCGCCGGTGACGAGGCTGGAGGCGGCGCGGTCGGCCTTCGTCCGGTTCGTGGAGGGCAGGCCCGACGACCTGATCGGCCTGGTGACCTTCGCCAACTACCCCGAGCTGGCCTGCCCGCCGACCCTGGGCCACGCGTTCCTGGTCGACGTGGCCCGGTCGGTGCGGCCCGCCCGCCCGGGGGACGACGGGACCAACCTGGGGCACGCGGTGGCCTGGGGCCTGGATGCGTTGATGAAGGCGTCACCGCGCAAGAAGGTCCTGATCCTGCTGACCGACGGCCGCGACGAGCCGGCCGTCGAGAAGCCGCTCGACCCACTGGACGCGGCGGGCCTGGCGCGCGACCTGGGGGTGACGCTGCACACGATCGCCGTGGGAGGGCGCGAGGGGGCCGCCTACGCGGCCGACCCCGAGAACAGGCCCGGCGTGATGCGACGGACATCGGCGCCCGATTATGCGTTGCTGGAGCGGATGGCGGCCAGGGCCGGCGGCCGCGCGTTCGTGGCCCCCGACGCCCAGGCCCTGGGCCAGGTGTTCCAGACGCTCGACGCCCTGGAGCAAAGCCCCGTCCAGGCGACGATCCGGGTGCGGTATGATGAGAGGTTCGGCATGTGGGCGGCGGCGGGCCTGGCGTTGCTGGCGGCCGATCGCATGCTCTCCGCCGGCCGCTGGCGGCGGATTCCCTGA